The proteins below are encoded in one region of Peribacillus muralis:
- a CDS encoding FAD-dependent oxidoreductase, producing MKNIYDLLIIGGGPAGLSAGVYAGRAKLKTIILEKGTGGGQAATTSEIANYPGIRHISGPRLVEEMKLQNEDFGVQFAKADVTGVDFSGEVKVVKTLGGDYNARAIIIATGASPRTLGFPGEEEFTGRGVAYCSTCDGEFFDGLEVFVIGAGYAAAEEAIFLTRFATKVTIIARESNFTCAPSIIDKVMANDRIEVKFNTEILGVYGDGMIQSARFINNKTKVEFEYMAKEEDNTFGVFVFIGYEPKTEIFRGHIEMDHAGYILTDDDMKTNVNGVYAAGDLRPKSLRQIITAVSDGAIAATDAGKYIAEEKDRLGIKDEPEAEKPVKKEQAAVPTGKSALLSDALRGQLKGIFGKMESDVTLVSIVDESLPKSVELRDFLLDVAELGDKLHLELYVKGENKEIEEKINADKFPVVSLLNANGEYSGVKYHGVPGGHELNSFILAIYNLAGPGQALDSTVLNSIKGISKKANIKVMVSLACHYCPDVVVGAQRIAIENPNVEAEMVDISNFQEIKKKYKVMSVPAMIINDEEVVFGAKKIDEIAALLV from the coding sequence ATGAAAAACATATATGATTTACTGATTATTGGCGGTGGGCCTGCAGGCCTCTCAGCTGGCGTTTATGCAGGGAGAGCTAAATTGAAGACCATCATCCTTGAAAAAGGAACTGGCGGCGGACAAGCTGCCACGACATCGGAAATAGCGAACTATCCCGGTATCCGCCATATTTCCGGACCGAGGTTAGTGGAAGAAATGAAGCTTCAAAATGAAGATTTTGGCGTCCAATTCGCAAAAGCTGACGTTACGGGCGTCGATTTCTCCGGTGAGGTGAAAGTCGTTAAAACACTTGGCGGGGACTACAATGCGCGTGCCATCATCATCGCAACAGGCGCTTCACCGAGAACACTTGGATTTCCCGGTGAAGAGGAATTTACCGGACGCGGGGTAGCTTATTGCTCCACGTGTGATGGGGAATTCTTTGATGGGTTGGAAGTTTTCGTCATCGGTGCTGGATATGCAGCTGCCGAAGAGGCCATCTTCCTGACTCGATTTGCTACGAAGGTTACAATCATTGCCCGGGAATCAAACTTCACGTGTGCCCCGTCCATCATCGATAAGGTAATGGCCAATGATAGGATTGAAGTGAAATTCAATACAGAAATCCTTGGTGTATATGGAGACGGGATGATTCAAAGTGCCCGCTTTATCAATAACAAGACCAAAGTGGAATTTGAATATATGGCGAAAGAAGAAGACAACACGTTCGGTGTATTCGTATTTATTGGATACGAGCCGAAAACGGAAATCTTCCGCGGTCATATTGAAATGGACCATGCTGGGTACATTCTTACGGATGATGATATGAAGACGAATGTGAATGGTGTATATGCGGCTGGTGATTTAAGGCCAAAATCCCTGCGCCAGATTATCACGGCTGTTTCTGACGGTGCGATTGCCGCAACGGATGCTGGCAAATATATCGCCGAGGAAAAAGATCGCTTAGGCATCAAGGACGAGCCTGAGGCTGAAAAACCGGTGAAGAAAGAACAAGCTGCCGTCCCAACAGGGAAGAGCGCATTATTAAGTGATGCATTACGGGGCCAATTGAAGGGAATCTTCGGTAAAATGGAGAGTGATGTCACATTGGTTTCCATCGTGGATGAAAGTTTGCCAAAATCGGTCGAATTGCGTGACTTCCTATTGGACGTTGCGGAATTAGGTGACAAGCTTCATCTTGAATTGTACGTAAAGGGTGAGAACAAGGAAATCGAGGAAAAAATCAATGCCGATAAATTCCCTGTCGTTTCCCTCCTGAATGCGAACGGTGAATACAGCGGCGTCAAATATCATGGTGTACCAGGCGGCCACGAGTTGAATTCGTTCATTTTGGCTATCTATAATTTAGCTGGTCCAGGTCAGGCTTTGGATTCAACCGTATTGAATTCAATTAAGGGAATCAGTAAAAAAGCGAACATTAAGGTTATGGTTTCATTGGCCTGCCATTACTGTCCAGATGTTGTAGTCGGTGCACAGCGCATTGCGATCGAAAACCCTAATGTTGAAGCGGAAATGGTCGATATCAGTAATTTCCAGGAAATTAAGAAGAAATATAAAGTCATGAGTGTCCCGGCTATGATCATCAATGATGAAGAAGTCGTATTCGGTGCCAAGAAAATCGATGAAATCGCTGCATTATTAGTATAA
- the ahpC gene encoding alkyl hydroperoxide reductase subunit C codes for MSLINKQVEDFKVQAYHAGEFKEVTLEDVKGKWAVFFFYPADFSFVCPTELADLQDNYETFKEIGCEVYSVSTDTHFSHKGWADATDTIGKIQYPMLADPANVLSRQFGVLIEEDGLALRGTFIVNPEGQIKAYEINDLGIGRNAEELVRKVQAAQFVAEHGDKVCPAKWTPGEDTLEPSLDLVGKL; via the coding sequence ATGTCATTGATTAATAAACAAGTTGAAGATTTCAAAGTACAAGCTTACCATGCAGGAGAATTCAAAGAGGTTACACTTGAAGATGTTAAAGGAAAATGGGCTGTCTTCTTTTTCTACCCAGCTGACTTCTCATTCGTATGTCCTACTGAATTAGCGGACCTTCAAGATAACTATGAAACATTCAAGGAAATCGGCTGTGAAGTATACTCCGTTTCCACTGATACTCATTTCAGCCATAAAGGATGGGCGGATGCTACAGATACAATCGGCAAAATCCAATATCCGATGTTAGCTGACCCAGCAAACGTATTATCCCGTCAATTCGGCGTATTGATTGAAGAAGATGGACTGGCACTACGCGGTACTTTCATCGTAAACCCAGAAGGGCAAATCAAAGCATATGAAATTAATGACCTAGGAATTGGCCGTAATGCAGAAGAGCTTGTTAGAAAAGTACAAGCTGCACAATTCGTAGCAGAACATGGAGATAAAGTTTGCCCTGCTAAATGGACTCCAGGTGAAGATACACTTGAACCAAGCTTAGACCTAGTAGGAAAACTTTAA
- a CDS encoding superoxide dismutase, translating to MSDVREYVKEVSDWIDEIMIYLEKIDIKDSRLLSNIERLSQWTKDLDEEEMDYDDMVVIEEEMSRVYGEIEEIALELRSKDRQSVPIGKHTLPPLPYAYEALEPTISREIMRLHHDKHHQSYVDGLNKAELMMEKARETKDYALLKHWEKEAAFHGSGHYLHTLFWEEMTPGGGGQPKGDILKQIEKDFGSFTAFKSHFSEAAKQVEGVGWAILVWAPRARRLEILQSELHMVLTQWDTIPILVLDVWEHAYYLQYKNERASYVDKWWDVVNWPQTAARFSEAKKLIWKKQ from the coding sequence ATGTCTGATGTAAGAGAGTATGTTAAAGAGGTAAGTGATTGGATTGATGAAATCATGATATACCTCGAAAAGATCGATATAAAGGATTCGCGATTGCTGTCAAATATCGAACGGCTTTCCCAATGGACCAAGGATTTGGATGAGGAAGAAATGGATTATGATGATATGGTCGTGATTGAAGAAGAAATGTCGCGGGTTTATGGAGAAATTGAGGAAATAGCTTTAGAACTCAGGAGCAAGGATAGGCAATCCGTCCCGATCGGAAAACATACACTGCCGCCATTACCTTATGCCTATGAAGCACTAGAACCGACGATTTCAAGGGAAATCATGAGACTTCATCATGATAAGCATCATCAATCCTATGTTGATGGTCTGAATAAAGCGGAGCTAATGATGGAAAAAGCGAGGGAAACGAAAGACTATGCCTTGCTGAAGCACTGGGAAAAGGAAGCAGCCTTTCATGGGTCAGGTCATTATCTTCATACATTATTTTGGGAAGAGATGACTCCAGGAGGAGGCGGGCAGCCAAAGGGGGATATACTTAAACAGATAGAGAAGGATTTTGGAAGCTTTACAGCTTTTAAAAGCCATTTTAGCGAAGCGGCCAAACAGGTTGAAGGTGTTGGCTGGGCGATATTAGTCTGGGCACCTAGGGCGCGGCGGTTGGAAATCCTTCAATCGGAGCTGCATATGGTCCTCACCCAATGGGATACGATTCCGATCCTTGTACTTGATGTGTGGGAACATGCCTATTACCTTCAATATAAAAATGAACGCGCCAGCTATGTGGATAAATGGTGGGATGTCGTAAACTGGCCGCAAACGGCGGCGAGGTTCTCCGAGGCGAAGAAGCTTATCTGGAAAAAACAATAA
- a CDS encoding YpuI family protein has translation MGNTLVKSQLEDVKSFLELTVAQLEEFMNETTYSKLQEEKSGDEMYYKGVLSSLRRMLVSCEEGLEACQIVLKNENFNKAAAEKTLYRVYHQCIEEYFSPKSDRWFEDSRSAYTGKNSIKFHKSVPDSIIVILKAVESGFQNMREELEFYETDYRTKMLQSR, from the coding sequence TTGGGGAATACATTGGTAAAATCTCAGCTTGAGGATGTAAAAAGCTTTTTAGAATTGACAGTGGCTCAGCTAGAAGAATTCATGAATGAGACGACCTATTCTAAACTGCAAGAGGAAAAAAGCGGCGATGAAATGTATTATAAAGGTGTCCTTTCCAGTTTAAGAAGAATGCTTGTAAGTTGTGAAGAGGGCTTGGAAGCTTGCCAAATCGTCCTGAAGAATGAAAACTTCAATAAAGCAGCAGCTGAAAAAACGCTTTATAGAGTCTATCACCAATGTATCGAAGAATATTTTTCCCCAAAATCTGATCGTTGGTTCGAGGATAGCAGATCGGCTTATACAGGAAAGAACTCGATAAAGTTTCACAAAAGTGTACCAGATAGCATCATAGTGATTCTGAAGGCAGTCGAAAGCGGTTTTCAGAACATGCGTGAAGAGTTGGAGTTTTATGAAACGGATTACCGCACGAAAATGTTACAGTCAAGATGA
- the scpB gene encoding SMC-Scp complex subunit ScpB produces MEVINWKGILEALLFAAGDEGLSVKQIASVLDITEFQATDIVEGLKEEYVEDIRGIQVIEIAGVYQMTTKKEHSEYLKKLVETSSTQGLSQAALETLAIIAYKQPITRAEIDEIRGVKTDRPIHTLVTKVLIKEVGRAEGSGRAYLYGTTKEFLDYFGLNSIDELPPLTDHSDEGFENGEADLFFENFSKQSNNIFP; encoded by the coding sequence TTGGAAGTTATTAATTGGAAAGGGATTTTGGAGGCATTGCTGTTTGCTGCTGGAGATGAAGGGCTCTCCGTCAAGCAGATCGCTTCTGTACTCGATATAACGGAATTTCAAGCAACGGACATCGTTGAAGGGTTGAAGGAAGAATATGTAGAGGATATACGCGGGATCCAGGTAATTGAAATTGCAGGTGTCTATCAAATGACAACAAAAAAGGAACACTCTGAATATTTGAAAAAACTTGTAGAAACATCAAGCACCCAGGGCTTATCCCAGGCAGCTTTGGAAACCCTTGCAATCATTGCCTATAAGCAGCCGATTACAAGGGCTGAAATCGATGAAATTCGCGGTGTGAAAACAGATCGACCAATCCATACACTCGTCACGAAGGTACTGATTAAAGAAGTCGGCCGTGCGGAGGGCTCGGGCAGGGCTTATTTATATGGGACGACAAAGGAGTTTTTGGATTACTTCGGTCTCAATTCCATTGATGAGCTGCCGCCTCTTACCGACCATTCGGATGAAGGCTTTGAAAATGGTGAAGCGGATTTATTTTTTGAAAATTTCAGCAAACAATCGAATAACATTTTCCCTTGA
- a CDS encoding segregation/condensation protein A codes for MGYNIKIDAFEGPMDLLLHLINRLEIDIYDIPMADITDQYLGYIHTMQHLELDVASEYLVMAATLLAIKSKMLLPKHEDEQLIDEDGDLFEEDPRDELVEKLLEYKKYKNAAEEFKGLEEERSLMFTKPPSDLSVYAKEAESDKQELNISLYDMLGALQKLLRRQKIQKPLYTKVTKQEISIEKRMDEILLELQSIKGKKSFFELFPVPVKEHIVITFMAMLELMKLNEIIVEQEDNFSEIMIGAKGGVETVGSY; via the coding sequence ATGGGTTATAATATAAAAATTGATGCGTTCGAAGGTCCAATGGATTTACTCCTGCATTTGATTAATCGCCTCGAAATAGACATCTATGATATTCCGATGGCTGATATTACAGATCAATACCTAGGTTACATCCATACGATGCAGCATCTTGAATTGGATGTGGCCAGCGAATATTTGGTAATGGCTGCAACATTGCTTGCCATCAAGAGTAAAATGCTTCTGCCGAAGCACGAAGATGAACAATTGATCGATGAAGATGGGGACCTATTTGAAGAGGATCCACGGGATGAGCTTGTGGAGAAACTATTAGAATATAAAAAGTATAAAAATGCCGCTGAAGAGTTTAAAGGGTTGGAGGAAGAACGCAGCTTGATGTTCACGAAACCTCCAAGTGATTTATCGGTGTATGCCAAAGAGGCGGAAAGCGATAAACAGGAATTGAATATAAGTCTATATGATATGTTGGGGGCCCTGCAAAAACTGCTCAGGCGGCAAAAAATACAAAAGCCGCTTTACACGAAAGTGACGAAACAAGAGATATCGATAGAAAAGCGGATGGATGAAATTTTGTTGGAGCTACAATCGATTAAAGGAAAGAAGAGTTTCTTCGAACTGTTCCCTGTCCCGGTTAAAGAACATATCGTCATCACCTTTATGGCGATGCTGGAACTGATGAAGCTGAATGAAATCATCGTTGAACAGGAAGATAATTTTTCCGAAATCATGATTGGAGCAAAGGGAGGTGTAGAGACAGTTGGAAGTTATTAA
- a CDS encoding YjcZ family sporulation protein, whose translation MGAGGFGNGGGFAFIVVLFILLVIVGASWC comes from the coding sequence ATGGGTGCAGGTGGTTTCGGAAACGGCGGCGGATTCGCGTTTATCGTAGTATTGTTCATTTTGTTAGTAATCGTCGGTGCTTCTTGGTGTTAA
- a CDS encoding DUF309 domain-containing protein yields the protein MKYAEDYLSFLVHFHGSRDYFECHEILEEYWKEIAPKERDSHWVGLIQIAVALYHERRGNKKGAARTLAKAVANLQAKKPELLKLGLDPEMLMNILGEVHQRMLTESPYESINLPIADQRLIEKCRFICLKEGYIWCSKSDMGNAALIDKHLIRDRSDVISERARQLSLRQTRMEDRP from the coding sequence ATGAAATACGCGGAAGACTACCTTTCTTTCCTTGTCCATTTCCACGGTTCAAGGGATTACTTCGAATGTCATGAAATTCTTGAGGAATATTGGAAGGAAATCGCCCCAAAGGAGCGTGACTCCCATTGGGTCGGCCTCATCCAAATAGCCGTTGCCCTGTACCATGAACGTAGGGGAAATAAAAAAGGGGCTGCACGGACCCTGGCAAAAGCGGTTGCAAATCTTCAGGCTAAAAAGCCTGAGCTCCTCAAGTTGGGACTTGATCCCGAAATGCTGATGAACATACTCGGCGAGGTCCATCAAAGGATGTTAACCGAGAGCCCATATGAAAGCATCAACCTTCCGATTGCCGATCAACGATTGATCGAGAAATGCCGTTTCATTTGCTTGAAGGAAGGATACATATGGTGCAGCAAGAGCGACATGGGGAATGCAGCATTAATCGATAAGCATCTAATCCGCGATCGATCGGATGTCATTTCCGAAAGGGCCAGGCAACTATCCCTGCGACAAACAAGAATGGAGGACCGCCCTTAA
- a CDS encoding GNAT family N-acetyltransferase produces the protein MLIKYKKSYEKFAMGLLSFMPNEKEIKVLRNTMKNYETDENLQLFLWKDEEITGLIGIEVSQHEIEIQHISVNPSFRKQGIGKTMVRAIKEQYPDKELKANEFTESFLDRCEEV, from the coding sequence ATGTTGATTAAGTATAAGAAAAGCTATGAGAAGTTTGCCATGGGATTATTATCTTTCATGCCAAATGAAAAAGAGATAAAAGTGCTCCGGAATACCATGAAGAATTATGAAACGGATGAAAATCTGCAGTTGTTTCTGTGGAAAGATGAAGAGATTACAGGCTTGATCGGAATTGAAGTTTCTCAACATGAGATTGAGATACAGCATATATCTGTAAATCCATCCTTTCGGAAGCAAGGTATCGGTAAAACGATGGTCAGGGCTATTAAGGAGCAATACCCTGACAAGGAATTGAAGGCAAACGAGTTTACGGAGAGCTTTCTTGACCGGTGTGAAGAGGTCTGA
- a CDS encoding DUF1002 domain-containing protein produces MNKWVILTILLCLLLPYKAFADAAVGEMIVTLGENLSKEQKNMILSEMKAPNDVEVLTVTNAEEHEYLGDYIASRLIGTKAISSSAITLEEKGTGLKLESKNINWVTDEMYINALATAGVKDATVYVTAPIPVSGTAALTGVIKAYELSSDKKIPEDVKQAANEEMVKTAKLGDEIGTEEASALVTKIKEKMAENPPANTEEVRDVVESSAKDLGISLNDAQVQSLIDLFNKLKELNIDWNAVGDQLTAAKDKLSNFLESEEGQSFLDKLKEVFSSLIDAIKSLFN; encoded by the coding sequence ATGAATAAATGGGTCATTTTGACCATATTATTATGTCTATTACTGCCATATAAGGCTTTTGCCGATGCAGCTGTTGGCGAAATGATCGTCACTCTAGGAGAAAATTTGTCAAAAGAACAAAAGAATATGATTCTGTCGGAAATGAAAGCCCCCAATGATGTAGAGGTTCTAACGGTTACGAACGCCGAGGAGCATGAATACCTAGGAGATTATATCGCCAGCCGATTAATTGGTACAAAAGCGATTTCCTCTTCCGCCATTACATTGGAGGAAAAAGGCACAGGTCTTAAACTCGAGTCGAAAAACATTAACTGGGTCACCGATGAAATGTATATCAATGCCCTGGCCACTGCTGGAGTGAAGGATGCCACCGTTTATGTCACGGCACCTATCCCCGTTTCTGGTACAGCAGCTTTGACTGGTGTCATTAAAGCATATGAGCTTTCTTCCGATAAGAAAATCCCAGAGGACGTGAAGCAGGCCGCCAATGAAGAAATGGTGAAAACGGCTAAGTTGGGCGATGAAATCGGTACCGAGGAAGCTTCGGCACTGGTAACGAAAATTAAAGAAAAAATGGCTGAAAATCCCCCTGCCAATACCGAAGAAGTACGCGATGTGGTCGAATCTTCGGCGAAAGATCTTGGAATCTCCTTGAATGATGCCCAAGTTCAAAGTCTTATTGACTTATTCAATAAGCTGAAAGAATTGAATATTGATTGGAACGCAGTCGGCGATCAGCTTACTGCAGCAAAAGATAAGCTATCCAATTTTCTTGAATCCGAAGAGGGTCAATCATTTCTGGATAAACTTAAAGAAGTCTTCAGCAGTTTAATAGATGCAATAAAATCACTCTTTAACTGA